One window of the Cryptomeria japonica chromosome 7, Sugi_1.0, whole genome shotgun sequence genome contains the following:
- the LOC131057415 gene encoding fatty acyl-CoA reductase 3, whose protein sequence is MSSVIKHKSVLCSLALLDDSSLFLEVFFFFFSGQKKIYNMAVGVVDFLKNKNILVIGGTGFLGKVFLEKILRVQPDVGQIFTLVRAKDFQSAKSKIQKEIICSELFRLVQELYRGEYEKFMAQKIVPVVGDVSIDDDLGIEAEHRNEICSKVDIVVNLAATTKFYERYDVSMGVNGVGAINTINFCKKCPNLLILIHVSTAYVNVGRTGIIAEETVKMAIDGLTMGPSEIKRECGLITKTLEEMRSTAHAEDSLKHKAETKRMKELGEERARNFGWPNVYVFTKAIGEMMVEQMRGDMPVVILRPTIIESTLAEPFPGWMEGNRMLDPLFIGYGKGRIQTFVAENNLIVDVIPVDMVANCMIASMYKHAKQSDLFIYQVATSVENPLFYDVGVDAAYKYFVSHPCTTKEGKMVEVKIPFILRSMESFQQYMKLYYKIPIEMLHFASLLLCGLQKERYRQLLHKYDTVMKLAMLYQPFIFFQGKFDNSNTNFLWKGLSKEDKQIFKFDVKRIDWTNYFYNIHIPGLLKYVSD, encoded by the exons ATGTCTTCTGTGATTAAGCATAAATCTGTCCTCTGCTCTTTAGCACTATTGGATGACAGTAGTCTATTTTTAGaagtattcttcttctttttttcaggACAGAAGAAGATCTACAACATGGCAGTTGGTGTCGTCGATTTTTTGAAGAACAAGAATATACTAGTGATCGGTGGGACGGGCTTCTTAGGCAAAG TTTTCCTGGAGAAAATTCTCCGAGTGCAGCCTGATGTTGGACAGATTTTTACTCTGGTCAGAGCGAAAGATTTCCAATCGGCCAAGTCCAAGATCCAAAAAGAG aTAATATGCTCAGAGTTATTCAGGCTTGTGCAAGAACTTTACAGAGGGGAGTATGAGAAGTTCATGGCTCAAAAGATTGTTCCTGTTGTAGGAGACGTGTCAATAGACGACGATCTGGGGATTGAAGCAGAACACAGAAATGAAATTTGTTCCAAGGTCGATATAGTTGTCAACCTTGCAGCCACCACAAAGTTCTATGAGAG ATACGATGTCTCCATGGGCGTAAATGGCGTGGGGGCTATTAACACCATAAATTTCTGCAAAAAGTGCCCAAATCTCCTGATCCTGATTCACGTCTCAACCG CGTATGTAAATGTGGGAAGAACGGGCATAATCGCCGAGGAAACTGTGAAAATGGCAATTGATGGACTTACAATGGGGCCATCTGAAATAAAAAGAGAATGCGGTTTGATAACAAAGACTCTGGAAGAGATGAGAAGTACTGCTCATGCGGAAGATAGCTTGAAGCACAAGGCAGAGACCAAGCGAATGAAAGAGCTTGGGGAAGAGAG AGCAAGAAACTTTGGGTGGCCAAATGTTTACGTTTTCACAAAAGCCATCGGAGAGATGATGGTGGAACAGATGAGAGGTGATATGCCAGTTGTCATTCTTCGCCCCACCATTATTGAAAGTACTTTAGCTGAACCATTCCCAGGCTGGATGGAAGGCAACAG GATGCTAGATCCCCTCTTTATTGGATATGGGAAAGGACGAATACAAACATTTGTTGCAGAGAATAACTTAATAGTTGATGTG ATCCCAGTGGATATGGTGGCAAATTGCATGATCGCTTCGATGTACAAACATGCTAAACAATCTGATTTGTTTATATACCAAGTGGCGACTTCTGTAGAAAATCCATTATTTTATGATGTTGGTGTAGATGCTGCATACAAATATTTTGTGTCACACCCATGCACAACCAAGGAAGGCAAAATGGTGGAAGTGAAAATACCTTTCATACTAAGAAGCATGGAAAGCTTTCAGCAATACATGAAATTGTATTACAAGATCCCAATAGAG ATGCTTCATTTTGCGAGCTTACTTCTTTGTGGCCTCCAAAAAGAGCGATACAGGCAACTACTTCATAAGTATGATACAGTTATGAAGCTAGCAATGCTATACCAGCCTTTCATTTTCTTCCAAGGAAA GTTTGACAACTCCAACACAAATTTCTTATGGAAGGGActatcaaaagaagacaagcaaatATTCAAATTTGATGTCAAACGTATAGACTGGACAAATTATTTCTACAATATTCATATTCCAGGATTGCTTAAATATGTTTCGGATTGA